Proteins from a single region of Amycolatopsis sp. CA-230715:
- a CDS encoding methionine ABC transporter ATP-binding protein, whose amino-acid sequence MTEAPLIEFRGVTKTFDAAGGRVTALDAVDLSIGAGDVFAIIGYSGAGKSTLVRLINALEPVTSGHLTVDGTEVTALDERGLRAVRLGIGMVFQQFNLLRSRTVFGNVAYPLKVAGWDKARRKQRVAELLKFVGIADKAWHYPDQLSGGQKQRVGIARALATSPKILLADECTSALDPETTGEVLRLLKRVNAELGVTIVVITHEMEVVREIAGRVAVLDSGRIVEQGRVAEVFADPKTETTRRFVETVLHDRPAGEDLERLRQRHTGRLVTARIRDDRRIGSVLSTAPGRHDVRFEIVHGGIKELGGEPLGRLTLELTGSDAGVDALIAELREVTEVEELTA is encoded by the coding sequence GTGACCGAGGCACCGCTCATCGAATTCCGGGGCGTCACCAAGACGTTCGACGCGGCGGGAGGGCGGGTCACCGCGCTGGACGCGGTCGACCTCTCGATCGGCGCCGGGGACGTCTTCGCGATCATCGGCTACTCCGGCGCGGGCAAGAGCACGCTGGTCCGGCTCATCAACGCGCTGGAACCGGTCACCTCGGGGCACCTCACGGTCGACGGCACCGAGGTGACCGCGCTCGACGAACGCGGGCTGCGCGCGGTGCGGCTCGGCATCGGCATGGTCTTCCAGCAGTTCAACCTGCTCCGGTCGCGCACCGTGTTCGGCAACGTCGCCTACCCGCTGAAGGTGGCGGGCTGGGACAAGGCCCGCCGCAAGCAGAGGGTCGCCGAGCTGCTGAAGTTCGTCGGCATCGCGGACAAGGCGTGGCACTACCCCGATCAGCTTTCCGGCGGCCAGAAGCAGCGGGTCGGGATCGCCAGGGCGCTGGCGACCAGCCCGAAGATCCTGCTCGCCGACGAGTGCACCAGCGCGCTCGACCCGGAGACCACCGGCGAGGTGCTGCGCCTGCTCAAGCGGGTCAACGCCGAACTCGGGGTGACCATCGTGGTGATCACCCACGAAATGGAGGTGGTGCGCGAGATCGCGGGCAGGGTCGCGGTGCTCGACTCCGGGCGGATCGTCGAACAGGGCCGAGTGGCGGAGGTGTTCGCCGATCCGAAGACCGAGACGACGCGGCGGTTCGTGGAGACCGTGCTGCACGACCGCCCGGCCGGGGAGGACCTGGAACGCTTGCGGCAACGGCACACCGGCCGGTTGGTCACGGCGAGGATCCGCGACGACCGGCGCATCGGGTCCGTGCTGTCCACCGCGCCGGGCAGGCACGACGTCCGGTTCGAGATCGTGCACGGCGGCATCAAGGAGCTCGGCGGGGAACCCCTCGGCAGGCTGACGCTGGAGCTGACCGGTTCGGACGCCGGGGTGGACGCGCTGATCGCCGAGCTGCGGGAGGTCACCGAGGTCGAGGAGCTGACGGCATGA
- a CDS encoding FHA domain-containing protein, producing the protein MNHESLARGVPQAVPGAIVALSLSGKLTLAPADGRTLRFGRNRPTVDVCVGETDLQVSRTHGTLTHRSGQWWVSNTGRLPIRLPRTRLLFPDEDPVPLAEGYTPLFIRGSRDREHLLEMYVVGWHGGQPPARHADPTRPPKRWQLTSEEHLVLVVLGQRYLLHEANPQPISRQHSAEILAELQPSTRWRAKRVEHVVADVRLRLSAQGVHGLVREEVGEPVGNALTDNLLRELVLSTTLVPTDLALLDGLSG; encoded by the coding sequence ATGAACCACGAAAGCCTGGCCCGCGGTGTGCCGCAGGCCGTTCCCGGGGCGATCGTCGCGCTGTCGCTGTCCGGGAAGCTCACCCTGGCACCGGCCGACGGGCGCACCCTCCGGTTCGGCCGCAACCGCCCGACCGTCGACGTCTGCGTCGGGGAAACGGATCTGCAGGTCAGCCGCACGCACGGCACCCTGACCCACCGAAGTGGCCAGTGGTGGGTCAGCAACACGGGACGGCTGCCGATCCGCCTGCCGCGCACGCGGCTGCTCTTCCCCGACGAGGACCCGGTTCCGCTGGCCGAGGGCTACACCCCGTTGTTCATCCGCGGCTCGCGGGACCGGGAGCACCTGCTCGAAATGTACGTCGTCGGCTGGCACGGCGGGCAGCCCCCGGCAAGGCACGCCGATCCGACCCGGCCGCCCAAACGGTGGCAGCTGACCTCCGAGGAGCACCTGGTCCTGGTGGTGCTCGGGCAGCGGTACCTGCTGCACGAGGCGAACCCGCAGCCGATCTCGCGGCAGCACTCGGCGGAGATACTGGCCGAACTGCAGCCGTCCACGCGGTGGCGCGCCAAACGGGTCGAGCACGTGGTGGCCGACGTCCGCCTGCGACTCTCGGCGCAGGGTGTCCACGGGCTGGTCAGGGAGGAGGTCGGCGAGCCGGTCGGAAACGCCCTCACCGACAACCTGCTGCGCGAGCTGGTCCTGTCCACCACGCTGGTCCCCACCGATCTCGCACTGCTCGACGGACTGTCCGGATAG
- a CDS encoding TIGR03619 family F420-dependent LLM class oxidoreductase, which produces MTAEGDLVEFGVNILNFGAGTSAEVVERWVRLAEDGPFGFAMFSDHVALTRDVVEQYPGPFWDPLSAIAWAAGSTERIRLGTTVLIPPYRHPLLTARMLANIDQLSHGRLIVGVGVGWARQEYAALGADFAARGAVTDEHLRALITLWSSDHARFDGEHFTIPEVDTRPRPRQQPHPPIWVGGTSAGALRRTVRYGQAWHPLRFPAGWLRRDGLPLLRKAADAEGMPLPALAPRILLAFSDERLPDEHRACGQGHPDQVKADLAELAELGVTEVLLDTHLEGEPATLADHEHHWRTLEKFVSLGFTE; this is translated from the coding sequence ATGACCGCTGAGGGGGATCTGGTGGAGTTCGGCGTCAACATCCTGAACTTCGGCGCGGGCACTTCGGCCGAGGTGGTCGAGCGGTGGGTCCGGCTCGCCGAGGACGGCCCGTTCGGGTTCGCGATGTTCTCCGATCACGTCGCGCTGACCCGCGACGTCGTCGAGCAGTACCCGGGGCCGTTCTGGGATCCCCTGTCCGCGATCGCCTGGGCCGCGGGCAGCACCGAGCGGATCCGGCTCGGCACGACCGTGCTGATCCCGCCGTACCGCCATCCGCTGCTGACCGCGCGAATGCTGGCCAACATCGACCAGCTCAGCCACGGGCGGCTGATCGTCGGGGTCGGCGTCGGCTGGGCGCGCCAGGAGTACGCGGCCCTCGGTGCCGACTTCGCCGCCCGCGGCGCGGTCACCGACGAGCACCTGCGCGCCTTGATCACGTTGTGGAGCAGCGATCACGCGCGGTTCGACGGCGAGCACTTCACGATCCCCGAGGTCGACACCCGGCCACGGCCGCGCCAGCAACCGCACCCGCCGATCTGGGTCGGCGGCACCAGCGCCGGCGCGCTACGCCGCACCGTCCGGTACGGCCAGGCGTGGCACCCGCTGCGGTTCCCCGCTGGCTGGTTGCGCCGCGACGGCCTGCCCCTGCTCCGCAAAGCCGCCGATGCCGAAGGAATGCCGCTGCCCGCGCTGGCACCGCGCATCCTGCTCGCCTTCAGCGACGAGCGTCTCCCCGACGAACACCGCGCCTGCGGTCAGGGACATCCCGATCAGGTCAAGGCGGACCTGGCCGAGCTCGCCGAACTCGGAGTCACCGAGGTCCTGCTCGACACCCACCTCGAAGGCGAGCCCGCCACGCTCGCCGACCACGAACACCACTGGCGCACCTTGGAAAAGTTCGTCTCGCTCGGCTTCACCGAGTAG
- a CDS encoding MetQ/NlpA family ABC transporter substrate-binding protein: MPDENTPDTPETDEVGLPKRAANRRPLLFGGLAVVIVAVLVVVFVVVNNSGGSAGSKDRASVKIGVTDASKEYWTTFKKLASDEGIDVELVNFSAYTEPNRALSQKQVDLNLFQHLLFLANYNVSNNDTIAPIGATYVVPLSLYSQKHKDLAAVPAGGTIAIPNDPTNQARALLVLQSAGLVKLKGGGTVLSTPAEIDTAASKVGVRAVDPAQTAAALPSVDGSIVNNNYALDARLDPSKALYNDDPRNASAEPYINIVAARAEDKGNPTYQRIVALYKDKRIAEQVQADSKGTSVFVDRPGPELEGVLAKLSDTVRAAKK; encoded by the coding sequence ATGCCTGACGAGAACACCCCCGACACCCCCGAGACCGACGAGGTCGGTCTGCCGAAGCGCGCTGCGAACCGGAGACCGCTCCTGTTCGGCGGCCTCGCGGTGGTGATCGTCGCGGTGCTGGTGGTCGTGTTCGTGGTGGTGAACAACTCCGGTGGCTCCGCCGGTTCGAAGGACCGCGCCTCGGTGAAGATCGGGGTCACCGACGCGAGCAAGGAGTACTGGACCACCTTCAAGAAGCTCGCCTCGGACGAGGGCATCGACGTCGAGCTGGTCAACTTCAGCGCGTACACGGAGCCGAACCGCGCGCTGTCGCAGAAGCAGGTCGATCTGAACCTGTTCCAGCACCTGCTGTTCCTGGCCAACTACAACGTGTCCAACAACGACACGATCGCCCCGATCGGGGCGACCTACGTGGTGCCGTTGAGCCTGTACTCGCAGAAGCACAAGGATCTCGCGGCGGTCCCGGCGGGCGGCACGATCGCGATCCCGAACGACCCGACGAACCAGGCGCGCGCACTGCTGGTGTTGCAGTCGGCGGGACTGGTCAAGCTCAAGGGCGGCGGCACCGTGCTGTCCACCCCGGCGGAGATCGACACCGCGGCGTCCAAGGTCGGCGTGCGCGCGGTCGACCCGGCGCAGACCGCGGCCGCGCTGCCGTCGGTCGACGGCTCGATCGTCAACAACAACTACGCGCTCGACGCGCGGCTCGACCCGTCGAAGGCGCTGTACAACGACGATCCGCGCAACGCCTCCGCCGAGCCGTACATCAACATCGTCGCCGCGCGCGCCGAGGACAAGGGCAACCCGACGTACCAGCGGATCGTGGCGCTGTACAAGGACAAGCGGATCGCCGAGCAGGTGCAGGCGGATTCGAAGGGCACCTCGGTGTTCGTCGACCGGCCCGGTCCGGAGCTGGAAGGCGTGCTCGCCAAGCTGTCCGACACGGTGCGGGCCGCGAAGAAGTGA
- a CDS encoding cupin domain-containing protein: MTEIPGLADLVAPLEVGQFFEDVLGKAPRRFPGEKGRFAGLLPWPELDRVLRQHRMEFPRLRLARDGEVVPAHTYTEMVSTRRNGLVPRLLSAPFTEHLRAGATLVVDSVNELVDGVGELAGRLEHDLRERIQVNLYAGWGTTHGFDVHWDDHDAFIVQISGRKRWRLHGTTRPSPLQRDVELPERPEGEPHEDFLLEDGDVLYVPRGHWHDVSAVGEESLHLTIGFTAATGVDLVAWLADQLRADELFRADLPRFAGKAARDERSEALRRRLAELTAGDVVDRFLADRDAQAPAHTRVGLPWAATPELLPPDDDFEVRLLAPRAVLADGEGTVTLLAAGKRLVFAAAARPVLAAVLGGGPQPFKVLADAAPGVDRATVRALLGELVTQGLVARA; the protein is encoded by the coding sequence GTGACGGAGATTCCCGGACTGGCCGACCTCGTTGCTCCGCTCGAGGTCGGCCAGTTCTTCGAAGACGTACTGGGGAAGGCGCCGCGACGCTTCCCGGGGGAGAAGGGCCGGTTCGCGGGCCTGCTCCCGTGGCCGGAGCTGGACAGGGTGCTTCGGCAGCATCGCATGGAGTTCCCCCGGCTGCGCCTCGCGCGCGACGGCGAGGTCGTCCCCGCGCACACCTACACCGAAATGGTGTCGACCCGGCGCAACGGCTTGGTGCCGCGCCTGCTGTCGGCCCCCTTCACCGAGCACCTGCGCGCCGGGGCGACGCTCGTGGTCGACTCGGTCAACGAGCTGGTCGACGGCGTCGGCGAGCTGGCCGGCAGGCTCGAACACGATCTGCGCGAGCGGATCCAGGTCAACCTGTACGCGGGCTGGGGCACCACGCACGGCTTCGACGTGCACTGGGACGACCACGACGCGTTCATCGTCCAGATCTCCGGGCGCAAGCGCTGGCGCCTGCACGGCACCACCCGGCCCTCGCCGCTGCAGCGGGACGTCGAGCTGCCGGAACGCCCGGAAGGCGAGCCGCACGAGGACTTCCTGCTGGAGGACGGCGACGTCCTGTACGTGCCGCGCGGGCACTGGCACGACGTGTCCGCCGTCGGCGAGGAGTCGCTGCACCTGACCATCGGGTTCACCGCCGCGACCGGCGTCGACCTGGTGGCGTGGCTGGCCGATCAGCTGCGGGCCGACGAGCTGTTCCGCGCGGACCTGCCCCGGTTCGCGGGCAAGGCCGCCCGCGACGAGCGGTCCGAGGCGCTGCGACGGCGGCTCGCCGAGCTGACCGCCGGAGACGTCGTCGACCGGTTCCTCGCCGATCGCGACGCGCAGGCACCCGCGCACACCCGCGTCGGCCTGCCGTGGGCGGCGACCCCGGAGCTGCTGCCGCCGGACGACGACTTCGAGGTCCGGCTGCTCGCGCCGCGTGCCGTGCTGGCGGACGGCGAGGGCACGGTGACCCTGCTCGCCGCGGGGAAGCGCCTGGTCTTCGCGGCGGCGGCGCGGCCGGTCCTCGCCGCGGTGCTGGGCGGCGGCCCGCAGCCGTTCAAGGTGCTCGCCGATGCTGCGCCGGGCGTGGACAGGGCGACGGTGCGGGCGCTGCTGGGCGAACTGGTCACCCAGGGGCTCGTGGCGCGGGCGTGA
- a CDS encoding NAD(P)H-binding protein yields the protein MSEQPILVTGATGKSGRRVVSRLRAAGVPVRAAARHAEHVFDWADRGTWDAALDGARSAYLVQVDGTKLVRPFVELAVRHGVERIVLASGRGLDDPDYAKDTGGVLEGLLDSEAAVRESGLEWTISRPGWFAQNFSEGFFADDIRGGELRLPGGDGAVSFVDAEDIAAVVVAALTEDGHAGRSYELSGPAAVTLAEAVATISEAVGREIRYTPLSTEGYVAELVRKGLSRVDAEAFADIIEPIRSGTDEHVSDGVWRALGRPPRTFAEFVKSTVDEGGWPG from the coding sequence ATGTCAGAACAACCGATTCTCGTCACGGGCGCGACCGGCAAGTCGGGCCGCCGCGTCGTCAGCAGGCTGCGAGCCGCCGGGGTGCCGGTCCGCGCGGCGGCTCGCCACGCCGAGCACGTCTTCGACTGGGCCGACCGCGGTACCTGGGACGCCGCGCTGGACGGCGCGCGGTCCGCCTACCTCGTGCAGGTGGACGGCACGAAACTGGTTCGCCCGTTCGTCGAGCTGGCGGTGCGGCACGGGGTCGAGCGGATCGTGCTCGCCTCGGGGCGCGGGCTCGACGATCCGGACTACGCGAAGGACACCGGCGGTGTGCTGGAGGGCCTTCTCGACAGCGAAGCCGCGGTGCGGGAGAGCGGTCTGGAGTGGACGATCAGCAGACCGGGGTGGTTCGCGCAGAACTTCAGCGAGGGCTTCTTCGCCGACGACATCCGCGGCGGCGAGCTGCGGCTTCCCGGTGGCGACGGGGCGGTGAGCTTCGTCGACGCCGAGGACATCGCCGCGGTGGTGGTCGCCGCGCTGACCGAGGACGGGCACGCTGGCCGGAGCTACGAGCTGTCCGGCCCCGCGGCGGTGACGCTGGCCGAGGCGGTCGCCACGATCTCCGAGGCCGTCGGGCGTGAAATCCGCTACACGCCGCTTTCCACCGAAGGCTACGTAGCCGAACTCGTCCGCAAAGGACTGTCGCGAGTGGACGCCGAGGCCTTCGCGGACATCATCGAGCCGATCAGGTCGGGCACCGACGAGCACGTCTCCGACGGCGTGTGGCGGGCACTTGGCCGTCCGCCACGGACCTTCGCCGAGTTCGTCAAGTCCACTGTGGACGAAGGCGGCTGGCCGGGGTGA
- a CDS encoding methionine ABC transporter permease, with product MNWDTLGPVLLDSVGETLVMVLITMVAGGFLGLVLGVLLYTTRKGGLLANRFVFTVLNVLVNIVRPIPFIIFITALGPVTMTVVGTTLGTPAATFALILAATFGISRIVEQNLVTIDPGVIEAARAMGASPVRIIFTLLVPEALGPLILGYTFVFVAVVDMTAVAGAVGGGGLGNFAISYGYQRFEWTVTAVAVVIIIVLVQAAQFLGNWLSRKALRR from the coding sequence ATGAACTGGGACACGCTCGGACCGGTACTGCTCGATTCCGTCGGCGAGACGCTGGTCATGGTGCTGATCACCATGGTGGCGGGCGGTTTCCTCGGGCTGGTGCTCGGCGTGCTGCTCTACACCACGCGCAAGGGCGGGCTGCTGGCGAACCGGTTCGTGTTCACCGTGCTCAACGTGCTGGTGAACATCGTGCGGCCGATCCCGTTCATCATCTTCATCACCGCGCTCGGGCCGGTGACGATGACCGTGGTCGGCACGACGCTGGGCACCCCGGCGGCGACCTTCGCGCTGATCCTCGCGGCCACGTTCGGGATTTCCCGGATCGTCGAGCAGAACCTGGTCACCATCGACCCCGGGGTCATCGAGGCGGCGAGGGCGATGGGTGCGAGCCCGGTGCGGATCATCTTCACGCTGCTCGTGCCGGAGGCGCTCGGGCCCTTGATCCTCGGCTACACGTTCGTCTTCGTCGCGGTCGTGGACATGACCGCCGTCGCGGGCGCGGTCGGCGGCGGTGGTCTCGGGAACTTCGCCATCTCCTACGGCTACCAGCGTTTCGAATGGACGGTCACCGCGGTCGCCGTCGTGATCATCATCGTGCTGGTGCAGGCCGCGCAGTTCCTGGGGAACTGGTTGTCCCGCAAGGCGTTGCGGCGCTGA
- a CDS encoding LysR family transcriptional regulator, translating to MEIELRHLRAFVAVATRGTFTAASRELLITQPALTRTVQQLEEAVGAQLLDRTSRGAEPTAAGGELLERLRGVLSDLDAALAAAGGHAALRIGFPWALPDPWIGDLLSAFESATGARATLLRRDDVVAALHSGEVDAALARGDVRAPGIAGALLFEEARLAAVPTGSDLAARPELDWAELAGHPLVVNTVSGATSPGDWPAGHRPDRLVECGSYDEWLVLIASGRGIGSTTTSAARAHTHARVTYVPLRDAPAVPLRLLWPTRRTTDPLLRRFRELARSVR from the coding sequence GTGGAGATCGAACTGCGGCACCTTCGCGCGTTCGTCGCGGTCGCGACGCGCGGCACGTTCACCGCGGCCAGCCGCGAGCTGCTGATCACCCAGCCCGCGTTGACCCGGACGGTCCAGCAGCTCGAGGAGGCGGTGGGGGCGCAGCTGCTGGACCGCACGTCGCGCGGCGCCGAACCGACGGCGGCGGGCGGGGAGTTGCTCGAACGGCTGCGCGGCGTGCTGAGCGATCTCGACGCGGCGCTGGCGGCGGCGGGCGGGCACGCGGCACTGCGGATCGGTTTCCCGTGGGCGCTGCCGGATCCGTGGATCGGCGATCTGCTCTCCGCGTTCGAATCGGCCACCGGCGCGCGGGCGACCTTGCTGCGGCGCGACGACGTCGTGGCCGCCCTGCACTCGGGCGAGGTCGACGCCGCCTTGGCGCGCGGGGACGTCCGCGCACCCGGGATCGCGGGCGCGCTCCTGTTCGAAGAAGCGCGCCTCGCCGCGGTTCCGACCGGTTCGGACCTGGCGGCTCGTCCCGAACTGGACTGGGCCGAACTGGCCGGGCACCCGCTGGTGGTCAACACCGTCAGCGGGGCGACGAGCCCCGGCGACTGGCCGGCGGGGCACCGGCCCGATCGGCTCGTCGAATGCGGCAGCTACGACGAATGGCTCGTGCTCATCGCCTCCGGCAGGGGAATCGGCTCCACCACGACCTCGGCCGCCCGTGCGCACACCCACGCCCGCGTCACCTACGTGCCACTGCGCGACGCGCCCGCGGTGCCGCTCCGTCTGCTGTGGCCGACCCGCCGCACCACCGATCCGCTGCTGCGGCGCTTCCGCGAGCTGGCCCGATCCGTGCGCTGA
- a CDS encoding sucrase ferredoxin produces MAEAGICSSGRTTAPGCAALTRELGGEPAGTAARMTSWLLVEHPGSWAPDVLEDVMAEAFPASRLDAARDAGLRPLLIRKPGRHARVEGASRAVYLASGRPGHRWLERLDVTGLGELAHLDLEAVAAGRHGHGEPVSGPLFLVCTHGSKDLCCAVFGRPVVAGLAQNHPGHVWEVSHVGGDRWAGNLLTVPDGYLHGSLAVTEAELVAKEALGGNVRLEQLRGRTSAESPWSQFAEIEIRGRTGLRGLDAVLAVAEEPSGDARKVLVAANERRYEVVVRRTPSTASGHSRCSARVVLSGFEAESVREV; encoded by the coding sequence ATGGCTGAGGCGGGAATCTGCTCCTCCGGACGGACCACGGCGCCCGGGTGCGCCGCACTGACCCGCGAGCTCGGCGGCGAGCCAGCCGGAACCGCCGCGCGCATGACGTCCTGGCTGCTCGTCGAGCACCCGGGCTCCTGGGCGCCCGACGTCCTCGAAGACGTGATGGCGGAAGCGTTCCCCGCGTCGCGGCTCGATGCCGCGCGCGACGCGGGACTGCGCCCGCTGCTCATCCGGAAACCGGGTAGGCACGCGCGCGTCGAAGGTGCGTCGCGCGCGGTCTACCTCGCCAGCGGGCGACCGGGGCACCGCTGGCTGGAACGGCTCGATGTCACCGGCCTCGGCGAACTCGCCCACCTCGACCTCGAAGCCGTGGCCGCAGGGCGCCACGGCCACGGCGAACCGGTGTCCGGGCCGCTCTTCCTCGTGTGCACCCACGGCAGCAAGGATCTGTGCTGCGCGGTCTTCGGCCGCCCGGTGGTGGCCGGGCTGGCGCAGAACCACCCCGGCCACGTGTGGGAGGTCAGCCACGTCGGTGGCGACCGCTGGGCTGGCAACCTCCTGACCGTGCCCGACGGTTACCTCCACGGCAGCCTCGCGGTGACCGAGGCGGAACTGGTCGCGAAGGAGGCGCTCGGCGGCAACGTCCGGCTGGAGCAGCTTCGTGGCCGTACGTCCGCGGAAAGCCCGTGGTCGCAGTTCGCCGAGATCGAGATCCGCGGCCGCACCGGACTGCGCGGTCTCGACGCGGTGCTGGCGGTGGCGGAGGAACCGTCGGGAGACGCGCGGAAGGTCCTGGTCGCCGCGAACGAGCGGCGCTACGAGGTCGTGGTGCGGCGGACTCCGTCGACCGCGTCCGGGCACAGCCGGTGCTCCGCGCGCGTCGTGCTCTCCGGGTTCGAGGCGGAGTCGGTGCGCGAGGTGTGA
- a CDS encoding CoA transferase, with protein sequence MHTTGNAFDELMALRGGTRPERGEVAITGSDPLFASPFRIGSTLADALSARAVAANDLWQLRAGRRQRIAVDVRAAAATALGGEDMTLVRGEDGRYRPAPLSPDVEHMVSLTQPWRTADDRWFLPHFNLPHLERRVLDVLRCEPTPGSVRAAVRKWKAADLEDAVAAADACGGVVRTPAEWLAHPHGAHLATRPVVEITKIGDSAPEPLPGDESQPLSGVRVLDLTRILAGPTAALSLAEHGADVLMVTAPLLPQVPPFVRDTSHGKRSAYLDYTNPAEAARLRELAGDADVFVEGYRPHRMSAHGFGPGDLARLRPGVVYVTVDCFGPGGPFSDRAGWDQVAQAVTGVCHVQGTEDRPRLTPVYLCDFLTGFLGAYGAMLALARRVREGGSYHVHVSLCRSAMFLQRQGLLDDFADAPGHLDPAEFERYATTDDDTIYGDLKSLGPVIRMSETPPRWAGTTPRLGSSAPEWLPRE encoded by the coding sequence ATGCACACCACAGGCAACGCGTTCGACGAACTCATGGCCCTGCGCGGCGGCACGCGCCCGGAGCGCGGCGAGGTGGCGATCACCGGTTCGGACCCGCTGTTCGCCTCCCCGTTCCGCATCGGGTCCACGCTCGCCGACGCGCTCTCGGCGCGCGCGGTCGCGGCGAACGACCTGTGGCAGCTGCGCGCGGGTCGTCGCCAGCGGATCGCGGTCGACGTCCGGGCCGCGGCCGCGACCGCGCTCGGTGGCGAGGACATGACGCTGGTCCGCGGCGAGGACGGCCGGTACCGCCCCGCCCCGCTGTCGCCCGACGTCGAGCACATGGTCTCGCTCACCCAGCCGTGGCGGACCGCGGACGACCGCTGGTTCCTGCCGCACTTCAACCTCCCCCATCTCGAACGGCGCGTGCTGGACGTGCTGCGCTGCGAGCCCACTCCCGGCTCGGTGCGGGCCGCGGTGCGGAAGTGGAAGGCAGCCGATCTCGAAGACGCCGTCGCCGCCGCGGACGCGTGCGGCGGTGTCGTCCGCACACCCGCGGAATGGCTGGCGCACCCGCACGGCGCGCACCTCGCGACACGCCCGGTCGTGGAGATCACCAAGATCGGCGACAGCGCCCCGGAACCCCTGCCCGGCGATGAAAGCCAGCCGCTGTCCGGGGTCCGGGTGCTCGACCTGACCCGCATCCTCGCCGGTCCCACCGCCGCGCTCAGCCTCGCCGAACACGGCGCCGACGTGCTGATGGTGACCGCACCTCTGTTGCCGCAGGTGCCGCCGTTCGTGCGCGACACCAGCCACGGCAAGCGCAGCGCGTACCTCGACTACACGAACCCGGCCGAGGCCGCGCGGCTGCGGGAACTGGCAGGCGATGCGGACGTGTTCGTCGAGGGTTACCGTCCGCACCGCATGTCCGCGCACGGCTTCGGTCCCGGTGACCTCGCGCGGCTGCGCCCCGGCGTGGTGTACGTGACCGTCGACTGCTTCGGCCCCGGCGGACCGTTCAGCGACCGCGCGGGCTGGGACCAGGTCGCCCAGGCCGTCACCGGTGTCTGCCACGTCCAGGGCACCGAGGACCGCCCCCGGCTCACCCCGGTGTACCTGTGCGACTTCCTCACCGGGTTCCTCGGCGCGTACGGCGCGATGCTCGCGCTGGCTCGCCGCGTGCGCGAAGGCGGCTCCTACCACGTGCACGTCTCGCTCTGCCGGTCCGCGATGTTCCTGCAGCGCCAAGGTTTGCTGGACGATTTCGCCGACGCGCCCGGCCACCTGGACCCCGCCGAGTTCGAGCGGTACGCCACGACGGACGACGACACGATCTACGGTGATCTCAAGAGCCTCGGTCCCGTCATCCGGATGAGCGAAACCCCGCCCCGCTGGGCGGGAACGACTCCCCGCCTCGGCAGTTCCGCCCCTGAATGGCTTCCCCGCGAGTAG